In Caldicellulosiruptor obsidiansis OB47, a single window of DNA contains:
- a CDS encoding Rpn family recombination-promoting nuclease/putative transposase, whose translation MDNENKEKLPAKEHDSTFKLLFENPKDVYLLVSKIINYSWANEIRESSIEIKKTNYITKEFSQVEADVVAKARLKDRDIYFYILIENQSTIAKDMPERLLRYMISIWAEEIRNGVEKLPAIIPIVVYNGLDRRWEVPTDIVGAFDIFKDDIFKYKVVDIAQVDIKNYLEEEDVLTPIIFYLEQVRNDSNELICRLQEIAQSLMKLSFNNIERFLLWSQHVIRPRLGEKQKKEYDKIVERVKQKGVEVMGEFVSNVARLLDETKTKEFLAGIQQGIQQGIQQERIETAKRMIQLGISYEVISKATNLSIEEIEKIAREQIN comes from the coding sequence AAACTTCTTTTTGAAAATCCTAAGGATGTTTATCTTTTGGTGAGCAAAATTATAAACTATAGTTGGGCGAACGAAATACGTGAAAGCTCAATTGAAATAAAAAAGACAAATTACATTACAAAGGAATTTTCGCAAGTAGAAGCAGATGTTGTAGCAAAAGCAAGGCTAAAAGACAGAGATATATATTTTTATATATTGATAGAAAATCAATCAACTATAGCAAAAGACATGCCTGAAAGGTTATTACGATATATGATTTCGATATGGGCAGAGGAAATACGAAATGGTGTTGAAAAACTGCCAGCTATTATTCCTATTGTAGTTTACAACGGGCTTGATAGAAGATGGGAAGTACCCACAGATATAGTTGGAGCATTTGATATTTTTAAGGATGATATTTTTAAGTACAAAGTTGTAGATATCGCTCAAGTTGACATTAAAAATTATTTAGAAGAGGAAGATGTTTTAACACCAATAATTTTCTATTTAGAACAGGTGAGGAATGACAGTAATGAATTAATTTGCAGATTACAAGAAATTGCTCAAAGCTTAATGAAGCTGAGTTTTAATAATATCGAAAGGTTTTTACTATGGTCACAGCATGTTATAAGACCAAGATTAGGAGAGAAGCAAAAGAAAGAATATGACAAGATTGTTGAGAGAGTAAAGCAAAAGGGGGTGGAGGTAATGGGTGAGTTTGTGTCAAATGTGGCAAGACTTTTGGATGAAACAAAAACAAAAGAGTTTTTAGCAGGAATTCAACAGGGAATTCAACAAGGTATTCAGCAAGAGAGAATAGAGACAGCAAAAAGAATGATTCAGTTAGGAATTTCGTATGAGGTCATCTCTAAGGCAACGAACCTTAGTATTGAGGAGATTGAAAAAATAGCACGCGAACAGATTAACTAA
- the thiS gene encoding sulfur carrier protein ThiS: MIRVNDKEMEFCGNVLELLLSLNLNPQVCAVLVNGEIVKKKLWENLLLKDGDYVEIVSFVGGG, from the coding sequence TTGATAAGGGTAAATGACAAAGAGATGGAGTTTTGCGGGAATGTTCTTGAGCTTTTGCTAAGTCTTAATTTAAATCCTCAAGTCTGTGCAGTTTTAGTCAATGGCGAAATTGTGAAAAAAAAGTTGTGGGAAAATTTATTGCTCAAAGACGGAGATTATGTTGAAATTGTCAGCTTTGTAGGCGGTGGTTAA
- a CDS encoding thiazole synthase: protein MFEVGGKTLKSRLFVGTGKLPDYSLIEKMYYEAGVEVFAVAVRRIGPNTKHTKNVLEYIPKDAIIMVNTSGAQDHKEAVKIAMIGRELTNSNWVKVEIEKDTKYLFPDSIETLKACEILVKEGFKVFPYIYPDLNLAKELEQIGVEAVMPLGSPIGTNKGIGCEVLLKPIINEIKIPVIIDAGIGRPSHAAKAMEMGADAVLINTAIATSSDPVKMALAFSKAVEAGRLAFEVGLLKEYEYAQASSPLEDFITG from the coding sequence ATGTTCGAGGTAGGTGGCAAGACCCTCAAATCAAGACTTTTTGTTGGCACAGGAAAGCTTCCTGACTACTCACTTATTGAAAAAATGTACTATGAGGCAGGGGTAGAAGTTTTTGCAGTAGCTGTGAGACGAATTGGGCCTAACACTAAGCATACCAAAAATGTGTTAGAATATATCCCTAAAGATGCAATAATCATGGTAAATACTTCAGGTGCGCAGGACCATAAAGAGGCTGTAAAGATTGCAATGATAGGAAGAGAGCTTACAAATTCCAACTGGGTAAAGGTTGAGATTGAAAAAGACACAAAGTATCTTTTCCCGGACAGTATTGAGACTTTGAAAGCCTGTGAAATTCTTGTAAAAGAAGGGTTCAAAGTATTTCCGTATATATACCCAGATTTAAATCTTGCAAAAGAACTTGAACAAATTGGTGTTGAGGCTGTCATGCCGCTTGGCTCACCAATTGGGACAAACAAAGGTATAGGTTGTGAAGTGCTTTTAAAACCAATTATAAACGAGATAAAAATCCCTGTCATAATTGATGCTGGGATAGGAAGACCATCTCACGCGGCAAAGGCTATGGAGATGGGAGCTGATGCTGTGCTTATCAACACAGCAATTGCAACATCTTCAGACCCTGTGAAAATGGCTTTAGCATTTTCTAAAGCTGTTGAGGCAGGAAGGCTTGCTTTTGAGGTTGGACTTTTGAAAGAATATGAGTATGCTCAAGCATCATCACCTTTGGAAGATTTTATAACA